The proteins below are encoded in one region of Tursiops truncatus isolate mTurTru1 chromosome 12, mTurTru1.mat.Y, whole genome shotgun sequence:
- the RWDD2A gene encoding RWD domain-containing protein 2A produces MSASMNECLQLQLLEMEMLFSMFPNQGEVKLEDVNALTNIKRYLEGTREALPPKIEFVITLQIEEPKVKIDLQVTMPHSYPYAALQLFGRSSELDRQQQLLLNKGLTSYIGTFDPGELCVCAAIQWLQDNSASYFLNRKLVYEPSAQAKPVKNTFLRMWIYSHHIYQQDLRKKILDIGKRLDVTGFCMTGKPGIICVEGFKEHCEEFWHTIRYPNWKHISCKHAESIETEGNGEDLRLFHSFEELLLEAHGDYGLRNDYHMNLGQFLEFLKKHKSEHVFQILFGIESKSSDS; encoded by the exons ATGTCCGCTTCAATGAACGAATGCCTTCAACTTCAGCTGCTGGAGATGGAAATGCTGTTTTCTATGTTTCCTAACCAAGGAGAAGTAAAACTTGAAGATGTCAATGCCCTGACGAATATAAAGAGATATTTGGAAGGCACAAGGGAGGCACTGCCACCAAAAATCGAATTTGTGATTACACTCCAGATCGAGGAGCCCAAG gTGAAAATTGACTTGCAAGTAACCATGCCTCACAGCTACCCCTACGCAGCACTGCAGCTATTTGGACGGTCATCCGAACTTGACAGACAACAGCAGCTCCTTCTCAACAAAGGTCTCACTTCTTACATAGGGACTTTTGATCCaggtgagctgtgtgtgtgtgcagccaTCCAGTGGTTGCAGGACAACAGTGCCTCCTACTTCCTGAACAGGAAGCTCGTGTATGAACCATCTGCACAAGCAAAGCCAGTGAAGAACACATTCCTCCGAATGTGGATCTACAGTCACCATATATATCAGCAGGACCTACGAAAAAAGATTCTGGATATCGGGAAAAGGTTAGATGTGACAGGATTTTGCATGACGGGAAAGCCGGGGATAATCTGTGTGGAAGGCTTCAAAGAGCACTGTGAGGAATTCTGGCACACAATTAGGTATCCCAACTGGAAACACATTTCCTGTAAGCATGCCGAGAGTATCGAAACCGAAGGAAATGGGGAGGACCTGCgccttttccattcttttgaaGAATTACTTCTTGAGGCCCATGGTGACTATGGCTTAAGGAATGACTATCACATGAATCTGGGCCAGTTCTTAGAATTTctcaaaaaacacaaaagtgAGCATGTTTTCCAGATATTATTTGGTATTGAAAGCAAAAGTTCTGACTCCTAG